A single window of Rubripirellula lacrimiformis DNA harbors:
- a CDS encoding DUF3352 domain-containing protein, producing the protein MIHFRRANASFLLIATVVGSITAWGPFPGQLNAQDSSRGKGTSSVSKEKESTVPGAPRLLPQDTLAYVRIDNADDFRSAMSESAVGRMITDPALRPFASEIYQVFADLFVRIGEPIGLTLDELLAIPTGQVSVAAMPGNLSDDQSDAVADQAEQDDESPDAIRRRIARKRREQNSFGGLFVVEAGSNLDKLESVIQKIEDLAQTTGYVRRVSKIDQTTLVKMLPPRPGRPEIEYFFRDGTLVLGIGHDTAAKALDQWTGKSEEPTLADRADFTSVMSRSIGAEDTRPQMTFFFDPYHIVERIVKRGGAAAFVWPIIEDLGLGKIRGFGGSSFRGGEFFEEISHAHVLIDAPRDGFFGVLRPEVVDSAPPNWVPSDVTSYTTVQWDFPTAFDNMGKVLEMWQGPEPMKRLVQEPMQKRLGVDVYEDVLEQLSGRYVSCRWVQPPIKLNSQVQLHAFGIKDSVKAKAVIAKIRERANDRFEVATAAGNVIYLIKTDGRGKMPDTLRKPEPCFAVYGKWLLFSDSKQFLERAMMAGADSLPRLVTVPQYELVSSELGGKLDGEKPFMVSFLRSSEYVRQFYELAQSPDAGRFLEKQGQNNPFAAKMAELLRKNQLPPFKQFEKYFAPSGSFGYDEPSGIHLGSFTLRAEE; encoded by the coding sequence TTGATCCATTTTCGCCGTGCCAACGCATCGTTCCTGCTGATCGCCACTGTGGTGGGATCCATCACCGCTTGGGGGCCATTCCCCGGGCAGCTGAATGCCCAAGATTCTTCGCGAGGCAAAGGGACGTCGAGCGTTTCGAAAGAGAAGGAATCGACGGTTCCCGGTGCGCCCCGATTGCTGCCCCAGGACACGTTGGCCTATGTCCGGATCGACAACGCCGACGATTTCCGATCTGCGATGTCGGAATCGGCGGTCGGTCGGATGATCACCGATCCGGCGCTTCGCCCTTTTGCCAGCGAGATCTATCAGGTTTTCGCTGATTTGTTCGTTAGGATAGGCGAGCCGATTGGACTGACGCTGGACGAGTTGCTGGCGATCCCAACGGGCCAGGTTTCCGTTGCCGCGATGCCTGGGAACCTTTCGGATGATCAGTCCGATGCAGTGGCCGATCAGGCCGAACAGGATGACGAGTCGCCTGACGCGATTCGTCGGCGGATCGCACGCAAACGCCGAGAACAGAACTCGTTTGGCGGTTTGTTCGTCGTCGAAGCTGGCTCGAATCTGGATAAACTGGAATCCGTGATTCAGAAAATCGAAGATTTGGCGCAGACGACTGGCTACGTTCGCCGTGTCAGCAAGATCGATCAAACCACGTTGGTCAAAATGTTGCCTCCGCGTCCAGGACGTCCAGAGATCGAGTACTTCTTTCGCGACGGAACCCTTGTGCTTGGGATCGGGCATGACACGGCTGCAAAGGCCCTTGATCAATGGACCGGGAAGAGCGAAGAACCGACTTTGGCCGACCGCGCAGACTTTACTTCTGTGATGTCGCGATCGATTGGGGCCGAGGACACTCGACCGCAAATGACCTTCTTTTTCGATCCTTATCACATCGTTGAACGAATCGTCAAACGTGGCGGTGCAGCCGCTTTCGTATGGCCGATCATCGAAGACTTGGGACTGGGGAAGATCCGCGGTTTCGGCGGCAGTTCGTTCCGTGGTGGCGAGTTTTTCGAAGAGATCAGCCACGCACATGTTTTAATCGACGCTCCCCGCGATGGGTTCTTCGGTGTTCTGCGACCAGAAGTGGTCGATTCGGCGCCGCCCAATTGGGTGCCTTCCGATGTGACCAGCTACACGACGGTTCAATGGGACTTTCCAACCGCCTTCGACAACATGGGCAAAGTGTTGGAAATGTGGCAGGGTCCGGAGCCCATGAAGCGTTTGGTCCAAGAGCCGATGCAGAAGCGGCTAGGCGTCGATGTTTACGAAGACGTCTTGGAACAGCTGAGCGGCCGATACGTTTCCTGTCGTTGGGTCCAACCGCCGATCAAACTGAACAGCCAAGTTCAGTTGCACGCCTTTGGGATCAAAGACTCCGTCAAGGCGAAAGCGGTCATCGCAAAGATTCGTGAGCGTGCAAATGACCGATTCGAAGTTGCGACCGCCGCCGGGAACGTCATCTATCTGATCAAGACCGATGGGCGAGGAAAGATGCCCGATACGCTGCGGAAACCCGAACCCTGTTTTGCCGTTTACGGGAAATGGCTGTTGTTTAGCGATTCGAAACAGTTTCTAGAGCGAGCCATGATGGCCGGTGCGGATTCGTTGCCGCGTTTGGTCACCGTCCCCCAATACGAACTGGTGTCCAGCGAGCTGGGCGGAAAATTGGATGGAGAAAAACCGTTCATGGTTTCGTTCCTACGCAGCTCGGAATACGTGCGTCAGTTCTATGAACTTGCCCAGTCCCCCGACGCTGGACGTTTTTTGGAAAAGCAGGGACAGAACAATCCCTTCGCCGCGAAAATGGCGGAATTGCTGCGAAAGAACCAACTTCCGCCGTTCAAGCAGTTCGAAAAATACTTCGCCCCCAGCGGCTCATTCGGCTACGACGAACCCTCCGGAATCCATCTGGGATCCTTCACTTTGCGAGCTGAAGAATAA